One window of the Nothobranchius furzeri strain GRZ-AD chromosome 3, NfurGRZ-RIMD1, whole genome shotgun sequence genome contains the following:
- the LOC107385819 gene encoding uncharacterized protein isoform X1, whose product MKHQHLHQLFISPTPVPALSSIHGESSERDDNLEEVMEQGETKKEESSQMLSCVGIEANIDEEEFNNIQNSVIESSDDTWSPNRETEVDSSSEEDETIEMDSGTDDSGDEDYTPYIHIRTGAALQKILQLETLQEINIEDTVHDCNIPEATDRRLTSKKGLPRRYKLRPEDPRRYGLLSGVPAPSTEELLQHLRTCGDGKTLPQT is encoded by the exons atgaagcatcaacatctacaccaactgtttatttctccaacaccagtgccagctctgtcgagcattcatggagaatcatctgaaag ggatgataatttggaggaggtgatggaacaaggtgaaactaaaaaagaagaatcttcacaaat gttatcttgtgtgggaattgaagcaaacattgacgaggaagagttcaacaatattcaaaactctgt gatagagtcatcagatgacacatggtcaccaaacagagaaacagaagttgattcgtcttcagaggaggacgaaaccatcgagatggacagcggtactgatgacagcggtgatgaggactacacaccttatatacacataag gactggagcagcattacaaaaaatattacaacttgagactctgcaagaaattaacatagaggatacagttcatgactgtaatatcccagaagcaactgaccgacgtttgacaagcaagaaaggtcttcctcgacgctacaagctaaggcctgaggatccaaggcgttatggtttgctgtccggagttcctgcaccatcaacagaggaacttctacaacacctacggacttgcggtgatg gtaaaactttgccacagacatag
- the LOC107385819 gene encoding uncharacterized protein isoform X2 — protein sequence MKHQHLHQLFISPTPVPALSSIHGESSERDDNLEEVMEQGETKKEESSQMLSCVGIEANIDEEEFNNIQNSVIESSDDTWSPNRETEVDSSSEEDETIEMDSGTDDSGDEDYTPYIHIRTGAALQKILQLETLQEINIEDTVHDCNIPEATDRRLTSKKGLPRRYKLRPEDPRRYGLLSGVPAPSTEELLQHLRTCGKTLPQT from the exons atgaagcatcaacatctacaccaactgtttatttctccaacaccagtgccagctctgtcgagcattcatggagaatcatctgaaag ggatgataatttggaggaggtgatggaacaaggtgaaactaaaaaagaagaatcttcacaaat gttatcttgtgtgggaattgaagcaaacattgacgaggaagagttcaacaatattcaaaactctgt gatagagtcatcagatgacacatggtcaccaaacagagaaacagaagttgattcgtcttcagaggaggacgaaaccatcgagatggacagcggtactgatgacagcggtgatgaggactacacaccttatatacacataag gactggagcagcattacaaaaaatattacaacttgagactctgcaagaaattaacatagaggatacagttcatgactgtaatatcccagaagcaactgaccgacgtttgacaagcaagaaaggtcttcctcgacgctacaagctaaggcctgaggatccaaggcgttatggtttgctgtccggagttcctgcaccatcaacagaggaacttctacaacacctacggacttgcg gtaaaactttgccacagacatag
- the LOC107385819 gene encoding uncharacterized protein isoform X3 yields MKHQHLHQLFISPTPVPALSSIHGESSERDDNLEEVMEQGETKKEESSQMLSCVGIEANIDEEEFNNIQNSVIESSDDTWSPNRETEVDSSSEEDETIEMDSGTDDSGDEDYTPYIHIRLLTACRRSEVQSASVRGQTRASGTTAHGCTSEHIWAGQKSFYNIGLNSAK; encoded by the exons atgaagcatcaacatctacaccaactgtttatttctccaacaccagtgccagctctgtcgagcattcatggagaatcatctgaaag ggatgataatttggaggaggtgatggaacaaggtgaaactaaaaaagaagaatcttcacaaat gttatcttgtgtgggaattgaagcaaacattgacgaggaagagttcaacaatattcaaaactctgt gatagagtcatcagatgacacatggtcaccaaacagagaaacagaagttgattcgtcttcagaggaggacgaaaccatcgagatggacagcggtactgatgacagcggtgatgaggactacacaccttatatacacataag gctattgacagcgtgccggagatctgaagttcagagtgcgtctgtcagaggtcagacgcgtgccagcggaaccacggctcacggttgcacaagtgagcacatctgggctgggcagaagtcattttacaacattggtttaaatagcgccaaataa